The genomic interval GCGTTCTAATCATACCAAAGTCATGGTGGGTACCAGTGCATTTGGGATGGGGATTGATAAGGCTGATGTAGATTGTGTCGTCCATATGGAAATACCAGATAGTATTGAAAATTACTTTCAAGAGTCAGGAAGGGCTGGGCGCGCAGGGCAAAAAGCAACTGCAATGCTCATATATAACGAAAACGACTTAGTGCGCCTTGATAATCAATTTATTAAAGTAATACCCGGAGTTCAAGATGTAAAGAAAATATATAAGCACCTCAGTAATTATTTTCAAATCTCTTATGGTGAAGGCCAGCAAACAAACCACAGATTTAATTTTAGTGAGTTTTGTTCGACTTACAAATTACATAGCATCTTAGCTTATAATGCTTTGCAAGTTCTTGATAGAAATAGCATAATTAGTCTCTCTCAAGAATTTACAAAGAGGGCTACTGTAAACTTTAAGGTGAATGAATATGCACTGAGTTACTACCTATTACGTAACAACCAACTAGATGACGTGGTAAAAGCCATCTTGAGAACCTATGGAGCTGTTTTTGAACAAGTAACGACCATAAACTATGCGATCATTTCAACTAAGGCTTCTAGAACTGTAGATCAAGTTCATACGGCACTTCTCACACTCCATCGAGACGATATCATAGATTACGAGCACCAAAGCTTTGACACCTCAATTACATTTTTAGTGCCTAGGGACGATGATAGAACAATAAATACGATTGCTCCATTTATAAAAAATCAAGCAAATTTTAAGAGACTTCAAGTAGATTCAATAAAAGCATTTATAAATAACTCAAACGTATGTAGAGCCATACAATTAATGAGTTATTTTAATGAGACAATGCAATCTCCATGTGGATTATGTGATGTCTGCAAAGATAAAACCGTACAAAAAAATAGAACCCCTGCAAATCAAGCTATTATTGATATTCTATATGAGGGACCAAAATCTGCTCATGAGCTTACAAGTTTGACCCACCCAAAAGCAGATATTATCCATGCAATTCGATTACTTTTGGATCAGAAAAAAATTGTTTTACAAGCAGATAATACATATAAATTATTATGAGAGAGATACGCATTGTTTTTATGGGCACACCAGAATTTGCTGTAACCATTCTGAGTGGACTTTTAGAAGAAGGGTATAATGTAGTTGGAGTAATCACAGCACCAGATCGACCTGCTGGCCGGGGGCAGAAATTACGTAAAAGTGATGTTAAAGCGTATGCAGAGGCACACAATCTACCCATATTACAACCCACAAATCTAAAAGACACTTCGTTTATTGAGGAGCTTAAAGCATTAAATGCAAATCTACAAATTGTAGTAGCCTTTAGAATGTTACCTAAGGTGGTATGGGAAATGCCAGATTATGGAACCTTTAACCTTCATGCATCATTACTACCGCAATATAGAGGCGCCGCTCCTATAAATTGGGCAATTATCAATGGTGAAACAGAAACAGGAGTCACAACATTCTTTATAGATGATAAAATTGATACTGGAGAAATCATTTTACAAGAAAAAATTACAATAGATGATAAAGAGAATGCAGGACATTTACACGACCGTTTAATGATTGCAGGAAAATCTCTTGTTATAAAAACAGTTCAATCCATAGAAAATAAAGAGGTAAAAACTTACGTTCAAAATGATGATTTTCAATTAAAAACAGCATACAAACTTCACAGTGAGAACACAAAAATTAACTGGACAGCTCCTCTTCAGGATATTTACAACCTTATAAGAGGACTAAGCCCCTATCCCTCTGCATATACGATCTTAGAAAATGGCGGTAAGGAGCAAAGAGTAAAAATTTATAACGCTTTCGCGAAAGCAGAATCTCAAATGTATATCCCACCTGGAGCTGTTACCATAGCAGATGATCACCTAGCTATTGCTACACCAGAAGGCTATATCTGTATAACGGAAATGCAATTATCAGGAAAGAAAAAAATGGCTGTAAAAGATTTATTAAATGGTTATAAATTTGACAAAAATGCCAAAATGCGCTAAAGCCCTGTCCTCATTGATCTTAAGAGATTTAATAAAATAGCCTGTCTTTATCAACAATTTCATCGATTTATTAACAATAACCCTGATTTCCCTTGCTATTACTTGCGTGGGAGCATAATCCGTATAAATTTGTTAGGGAATTAAGCATAAAGCTTAACCACATTTAATTAATTAACAATTTACATTATGAACAAATCAGAATTAATCGATGGAATGGCAGAGCACGCTGGTATTACAAAAGCTGCAGCAAAAAAAGCATTAGAATCTTTCTTAGGAGATGTGGAAAGCACTCTTAAAAAAGGAGGGCGTGTTTCTCTTGTAGGATTTGGATCTTGGTCTGTTTCTAAGCGTAACGCACGTGAAGGAAGAAATCCACAGACTGGAAAAACGATTCAAATCGCAGCAAAGAATGTTGTAAAATTCAAAGCTGGATCTGAGCTTGCAGACGCTGTAAACTAATTGATTCACAATTATTATATAAAAACCGAGTAACGCATTGTTACTCGGTTTTTTTTATGAGTAGGTGACTCTTAAACAATTCATTGAATATGGTATAAATTTGAAGTGGTTATCTAAAAAATATGTTTCTAAACATAGCTTCCTATAAAAAATAAAAGCGCAAGTACAAATGTAGATAGTGCAACTTTCTTTAATTCTGGATCTAATAATACATGAGAAGTTGTTTTGTAAACTTTTACCATGTGCATGCTAAGAGGTATCATTGCAATTAATGAAATATAGCTCAAAAGATCTATAGCGGTCATAAGAAGGAAGGTCAACCAGCTTAATACAGCCACAACGTAGAGTATTAAGTGATATCTAAGGGATCCATCCTTTCCAAGATAGACGGCAAGTGTATTCTTTCCTACTTTTTGGTCGGCTTCTCTATCTCTCATATTATTTAAATGCAATACCATTGTCGATAAAGCCCCAATAGTTATAGCAGGTAAAAATTGATAGATAGAAAGAAATTGTGCAAACAGATAAAAAGACCCACAAACACCTATAATTCCAAAGAATATAAAAACAAAAATATCTCCTAGCCCTCTATATCCATAAGCACTTTTTCCCACCGTATACTTTATTGCAGAAATAATCGCCGCAATTCCTAGTATCATAAATAGTAAAGAAAGTAATAGTTGATCTCCTCCAAAAGCTGTATAAATTAAAACTACAACGATACTTGTTGTAAAAACAGAAGTCAAAATAATAGCCCACCTAAGCTGACTTTCAGTAAGTAAGCCGCTTTGCATTGCTCTCACTGGCCCAACACGATCTTTATTGTCTGTACCTTTTAATCCATCTCCATAATCGTTTGCATAATTTGAAATGATCTGAAAACCTAAGGTAGCAAAGAGAGATAACAGAAATACAGTCCAATTAAATGCTCCTTCTTGAAGCGCTAAACCACCCCCCACTAAAATTCCAGATATAGATAATGGTAATGTTCTAGGTCGTGCGGCACTTAGCCAAATTTTAAATGAAGGCATAGAAAATTTTAAAAAGTAAATGTACCAATTTCTAGCAGTATCTGTATTATGATTAATAATTGAAAACCTTTCATTAGTTTAGTATTTATAAAAGACTAGTTATGAATAGTACACTAAGAATTATCATATTAATTTTTTTCATATGTATTTCTTGCCAATATAAGGAAACTAGCATTCAAGATAAAAAATCCTCTGAAACGTCTCCATTTTTTTGGGAAGCAGCAAATATGTATTTCTTACTAACAGATCGCTTTTATAATGGCACTACATCAAATGATGTTAATTTTGATCGTACAAGAGAAACAGGTGTTCTACGTGGTTTTAAAGGAGGTGACTTAATAGGAATTAGAAAAAAAATTGAAGAGGGTTATTTTACAGATTTAGGGATTAATGCAATTTGGTTTACTCCTGTAGTAGAGCAGATACACGATGTCGTAGATGAAGGTACTGGACCCACATATGGGTATCATGGTTATTGGGCAAAAGATTGGACTGCGCTAGATCCTAACTTTGGCACCCGTGAAGATCTTAAGGCAGTTGTAGATGAAGCTCATAAAAGAGGTATCCGTATTGTTATGGATGTTGTCCTTAATCATACAGGGCCTGTCACAATAAAAGACCCTTTTTGGGGTGAAGATTGGGCTAGAGAGAATCCTAACTGTAAATTTTCTACTTATGAGAATACAACTGCTTGTAGCCTTGTTGAAAATCTCCCTGACATTCTCACAGAGAGCAATGTGGAGGTAATGCTTCCTGAGACACTTATAAAAAAATGGAAAAAAGAAGGTCGCTACAAGCAAGAAATAGAAGAACTAGATGATTATTTTGCAATAAATAAGCTTTCTAAAACCCCACGAAATTATATAATCAAATGGTTAACTGATTTTATAGAAGAGTTTGGAATTGATGCATTTAGAGTAGATACTACAAAACATGTTGATGAAGCTTCTTGGGTTATTTTACGTGAGCAATCTGAAAAAGCATTTAATACTTACAAAAGTAAAAATCCTAAAAAAGTGCTGGATGATATAGGTTTTTTCATGTTTGGAGAAGTATACAATTATTCTATTGACAACGGCAGAGAATACGATTTTGGTGATAAAAAGGTCGACTATTTTGAAAATGGTTTTGACAATCTTATTAATTTCCAGTTTAAATATGATGCAGAAAATAGTTATGAAGATCTCTTTAGTAAATATGCTTCACTAAAGGATTCTGTATTTTCAGATAAAAGCTTTGTTAATTACGCCACCTCTCATGATGATGGCCAGCCTTTTGACAAGAACCGTACGCGCTCAAAAGAAATAGCATCTAAATTATTGCTCACCACTGGTATTTCTCAAATTTATTATGGTGATGAAACAGGGAGAGACCTTACTATTGAGGGAGCAAATGGGGATGCTACTTTACGGAGTTTTATGAATTGGGAAGATTTAAAAAATCCTCAAACTCAAGAACTACTGTCTCACTGGCAAAAGTTAGGTAGATTCAGAATAGCTCACCCAGCTATAGGTGCAGGAAAACACAAAATGATTTCAGAAGAACCTTACATCTTTAGACGTTATTTCGAAAAAAACGGTTTTAAGGATGAAGTTATTGTAGGCCTTGAACTTCCAATTGGAACTAAAGTTATTGAGCTAAATAACGCTTTCGCGAAAGCAGAGCATGTAACAGACACGTATTCTGGAAAAACAGTCCCCGTAATTGATGGTGAAATTACACTTGATACTCCCTATGGAACAGTACTGCTAGAAATAGCTAAAAACTAATCTTCTAACTGGTGAATAAATGAAGCGATGACCTCTCCTACTCCAATATTCATAGTGGGATTAATAATGGTGTTTTGTTCTACATTAAAATTTTCTTGAAATGATGGGAAGCTAAAACTCTCAACCACCTTTCCTCCAAAGCGAGGAATCGTATTTTTCATATATTCTACTGCAGAAGCCCCTCCTCTTGCACCTGGAGATGTGCTTACAAGTAAAATTTTCTTTCCTTCTAAAAAATTACGGTCTGCCCTAGAGAGCCAGTCGATTATATTTTTAAAAAAAGCAGAAATCATTCCATTATGTTCATTAACTCCAATAATAAGTCCTACGGATTCTGCTATTTTATTTTTAACCACTTTTACATCAATAGGAATCCCTCTCTCATTTTCTAGATCTAAATTATACATAGGTATGTCGTAGGACAAGAGAGACTGTCTCTGTACATTATATCCATTAATAGATGCAACAAAAAAATCAAGTAGTTGACTATTTATAGAATGTATGCTATTGCTACCAGAAAGGACTAAAATTTTTTCCATATAAATAAAAAACAAAGAGCTACCCTATGGTAGCTCTTAAAAGTAATTAAAATATAGTTATTTATAAGCTTAATGTAAGCGTACCTACCAGAGATGAGTTTGTTTTATTTATTTGAGCCCTATCAATGAGTCCTACAGAATATAACCGTTCAGCACTATCTTGAAAAAATTGATCATAAGCTACATCTATCTTAATTTGTCCAAAATTGTACCCTAGACCAGCAGAATAACCATATGTTGCACCTAATAAATTTTGATTATGATAAGGACTTGTTTCATAACGACCTCCAGCTCTATAACTCCATTTATTTGATCGCATTTCTGCACCTAGTTTAAAAGTATTTACAGCTCTTAATATATCGTTGATTTCATTGTTTTTTGAATTAAAAAATGGATCCCTCTCTGGACGGAATCTTAAATTAGTCATATCCCTATAAGAGTAATCAAAACTAATCAAGCCCTGAGATCCAAAAACGTAAGCAACACTTGATGTATATTTTCCAGGTGTTTTTATTTCATAGTCTTGATAGACATTTACAACCTCTGGATTAATTTGAGTTGTAAAAATCCCTAAATCATCGATTGAAGTTGTAGATAAACGTTGTGTGTTTTCTTCAGAAATTGTGTACCAAGTAGGTGATTCATAGGTGAATCCTAAACGTATATTATCGTTAAATTTAGATATCGCTCCCACCTGAAAAGAAAAACCACTTCCCAATGTTCTTAAGTTATTTTCAAACCGAATATCTGTTACATTTGTAAAACCCTCATTAGCAGGGGGTGCTCCAGCATTATTACTTTCAAAGAGTACAGTAGATCTGTTGGTATCTAAGAAATGAGAGTTTAAATTAATACCCAAGTATAAATCATCACCATATTGAGCTGCTATGTTGAAAGATGCTTTACCATTAGAACCACTTGATAGAGATGTATATTCTTGATCGTATACTGTTCCAACTGTATTTACACCGTAGGTTGTATTATTAGAATCATAGGAAGTTGGCTCTAAGATATATGATTGAAAACCTAATAATGCCTGTTGAGATCCATAACCTTGATCCTCTCCTAAAAATTGATACAATTGAGCGATAGATTCATTTTCACGTGTTTCTAAATCACTTAAAGGTACACCTTGAGCATAGATTGCAAAGTATTCTGAAATAGAATTTAAATTAAATCCTTGTGCAATGTATTGATTATTAAAATTACTGGTACGATCATAATTAAAACCTAGAGTAATTTTATTCCATTTTGTACCAGAAGTACCATCTAAAATAAAAACACCACCTAGTTGATTAATTGCTGTATCAGTGTTGGATACTATCGTATTTCCTCCAAAATAAGATGCTTCATTTTCTAAATGATCACTTGCTAATGTAAAAGTTGCTGTACCATTTGTAAAGACCGCACTACTCGCAGGATTATCTCCAATGGCACTTAAATCTCCACCCAATGCACCGAACGCTCCATTCATAGCTCTATAACGTGCAGTACCTGTAACATTAACAGAACTATATTGTAATGCTTCGGATATCGTTTGGGCAAAGCTCGCGCCTGTGGTCATAACCACTATTAAAAAGATTATTTTTTTCATTAAATAAATTTAAGAATATGATAAATCATTAACCTCTACGACCTCCACCTCTAGATGAAGAAGATCTCGATGAAGACCTAGTAGATCCTGAGGATCTTGAAGAAGAACCCGATCTTACACTACTTCCTCTTGAAGAAGATGATGATGACCTTCCATAAGATGAAGATCTAGACCTTGATGGCCTCGTTGTCATAGGGCGTGTTGTTCCAGACCTTCTGGCCTTTGAACCGCCTCGATTCATTGGTCGAGTATTTGGCCTATTTCTATTACCATTTGACGGTCTAGTTGTCGCTGGTCTACCTCGAGTAACACCATCTCTAGACACTCTGCCACGTGAATTTACTCTCCCTACATTAGCTCTATTCCTAGAGTAAGTCGCGCGACTTCTTGTAGAAACTCGTCTCCCAGTGTTTACACTTCTACGATTTACTGCATTTGATCTCCTATTTCTAGCATTCCTGAGGTCATAACTCGATCTACGTCCAGAATTATAAGCAACTCTACCATAATTATATCTAGGAGAAAGTGGATGTCCATAAAAACCGTTTCGATAGAAAGGGTGTGAATTGTATCCATAAAAACCGCCGTATCCATAAAATCTATTGAACCCATAAAAAGGTCTATTGAATCCTCCATACCAATAAGGAGACCATACAGGTGCAAATGGACTTAAGCCAAAATAGCCATTATAACCAAACCCTCCGTAACCAAATCCAGCATAGCCAAATCTGCCGTAACCAAATCCACCTATAAAAGGAGAGTTATTATAAACGTTAATCTCAACATCATCAACAACATCACCCCATCCGCCATAACCTGTCGCAGCATCAAAGTCAACAGCATCAACATATACCTCTTCTCCATCCTCAGATGAATAGGAATCAATATCTGTAAATATACTATCTCTCTCTTGGGCTTGACTCAGTTGCTGTGCACTTCTTTCAAAATAATTTTTATATAATAGACTGTTTGAGTTTTTTACAGCAGTAACTGGCTCTGAGGACACAGATACTTGTACATCTGATCCACTATATATCCCATCCTCATCATATACTTGTTGAGATGATCCGCATGAAACTAGAAAACCAGCTAGTACAATTAAGAGCGTGAAACTTTTTAGTCTTGTAATATGTGAAGTAATAATTTTCATAACGATACTGTTTTAATTGTTGCTTGCTTTAAAAATACCTAATTTTGCTAGATACTTTTACATCAATTACAGACACAATAGTTGTGCCAAATTAAGTATTTATGGGGA from Dokdonia sp. Hel_I_53 carries:
- a CDS encoding HU family DNA-binding protein; translated protein: MNKSELIDGMAEHAGITKAAAKKALESFLGDVESTLKKGGRVSLVGFGSWSVSKRNAREGRNPQTGKTIQIAAKNVVKFKAGSELADAVN
- a CDS encoding ATP-dependent DNA helicase RecQ produces the protein MTTTSKEILKKYWGYDNFKPKQQEIIKAIISRKDTIALLPTGGGKSICYQLPALLFDGITIVISPLIALMKDQVLSLQEKGIKSLAIPSGIKHSELDTLLDNCIYGNYKLLYLSPERLQQELVQERIKRMNVSLIAIDEAHCISQWGHDFRPAYRDISKIRNLEFQHKKTNPPIIALTATATPRVIEDITEQLRLDEPKLFQTSYHRANLTYTVQKATDKFYQLEDILNKSKSSCIVYVRNRKATVNTAHFLNSRGITSTYYHGGMSRDDRHKQYLKWRSNHTKVMVGTSAFGMGIDKADVDCVVHMEIPDSIENYFQESGRAGRAGQKATAMLIYNENDLVRLDNQFIKVIPGVQDVKKIYKHLSNYFQISYGEGQQTNHRFNFSEFCSTYKLHSILAYNALQVLDRNSIISLSQEFTKRATVNFKVNEYALSYYLLRNNQLDDVVKAILRTYGAVFEQVTTINYAIISTKASRTVDQVHTALLTLHRDDIIDYEHQSFDTSITFLVPRDDDRTINTIAPFIKNQANFKRLQVDSIKAFINNSNVCRAIQLMSYFNETMQSPCGLCDVCKDKTVQKNRTPANQAIIDILYEGPKSAHELTSLTHPKADIIHAIRLLLDQKKIVLQADNTYKLL
- a CDS encoding NADPH-dependent FMN reductase, whose product is MEKILVLSGSNSIHSINSQLLDFFVASINGYNVQRQSLLSYDIPMYNLDLENERGIPIDVKVVKNKIAESVGLIIGVNEHNGMISAFFKNIIDWLSRADRNFLEGKKILLVSTSPGARGGASAVEYMKNTIPRFGGKVVESFSFPSFQENFNVEQNTIINPTMNIGVGEVIASFIHQLED
- the menA gene encoding 1,4-dihydroxy-2-naphthoate octaprenyltransferase; this translates as MPSFKIWLSAARPRTLPLSISGILVGGGLALQEGAFNWTVFLLSLFATLGFQIISNYANDYGDGLKGTDNKDRVGPVRAMQSGLLTESQLRWAIILTSVFTTSIVVVLIYTAFGGDQLLLSLLFMILGIAAIISAIKYTVGKSAYGYRGLGDIFVFIFFGIIGVCGSFYLFAQFLSIYQFLPAITIGALSTMVLHLNNMRDREADQKVGKNTLAVYLGKDGSLRYHLILYVVAVLSWLTFLLMTAIDLLSYISLIAMIPLSMHMVKVYKTTSHVLLDPELKKVALSTFVLALLFFIGSYV
- a CDS encoding outer membrane protein transport protein translates to MKKIIFLIVVMTTGASFAQTISEALQYSSVNVTGTARYRAMNGAFGALGGDLSAIGDNPASSAVFTNGTATFTLASDHLENEASYFGGNTIVSNTDTAINQLGGVFILDGTSGTKWNKITLGFNYDRTSNFNNQYIAQGFNLNSISEYFAIYAQGVPLSDLETRENESIAQLYQFLGEDQGYGSQQALLGFQSYILEPTSYDSNNTTYGVNTVGTVYDQEYTSLSSGSNGKASFNIAAQYGDDLYLGINLNSHFLDTNRSTVLFESNNAGAPPANEGFTNVTDIRFENNLRTLGSGFSFQVGAISKFNDNIRLGFTYESPTWYTISEENTQRLSTTSIDDLGIFTTQINPEVVNVYQDYEIKTPGKYTSSVAYVFGSQGLISFDYSYRDMTNLRFRPERDPFFNSKNNEINDILRAVNTFKLGAEMRSNKWSYRAGGRYETSPYHNQNLLGATYGYSAGLGYNFGQIKIDVAYDQFFQDSAERLYSVGLIDRAQINKTNSSLVGTLTLSL
- the fmt gene encoding methionyl-tRNA formyltransferase, yielding MREIRIVFMGTPEFAVTILSGLLEEGYNVVGVITAPDRPAGRGQKLRKSDVKAYAEAHNLPILQPTNLKDTSFIEELKALNANLQIVVAFRMLPKVVWEMPDYGTFNLHASLLPQYRGAAPINWAIINGETETGVTTFFIDDKIDTGEIILQEKITIDDKENAGHLHDRLMIAGKSLVIKTVQSIENKEVKTYVQNDDFQLKTAYKLHSENTKINWTAPLQDIYNLIRGLSPYPSAYTILENGGKEQRVKIYNAFAKAESQMYIPPGAVTIADDHLAIATPEGYICITEMQLSGKKKMAVKDLLNGYKFDKNAKMR
- a CDS encoding alpha-amylase family glycosyl hydrolase — translated: MNSTLRIIILIFFICISCQYKETSIQDKKSSETSPFFWEAANMYFLLTDRFYNGTTSNDVNFDRTRETGVLRGFKGGDLIGIRKKIEEGYFTDLGINAIWFTPVVEQIHDVVDEGTGPTYGYHGYWAKDWTALDPNFGTREDLKAVVDEAHKRGIRIVMDVVLNHTGPVTIKDPFWGEDWARENPNCKFSTYENTTACSLVENLPDILTESNVEVMLPETLIKKWKKEGRYKQEIEELDDYFAINKLSKTPRNYIIKWLTDFIEEFGIDAFRVDTTKHVDEASWVILREQSEKAFNTYKSKNPKKVLDDIGFFMFGEVYNYSIDNGREYDFGDKKVDYFENGFDNLINFQFKYDAENSYEDLFSKYASLKDSVFSDKSFVNYATSHDDGQPFDKNRTRSKEIASKLLLTTGISQIYYGDETGRDLTIEGANGDATLRSFMNWEDLKNPQTQELLSHWQKLGRFRIAHPAIGAGKHKMISEEPYIFRRYFEKNGFKDEVIVGLELPIGTKVIELNNAFAKAEHVTDTYSGKTVPVIDGEITLDTPYGTVLLEIAKN